From Planococcus halocryophilus, the proteins below share one genomic window:
- a CDS encoding proline--tRNA ligase, which produces MKQTATFIPTLRETPADAEVRSHQLLLRAGFIRQNTSGIYSFLPLGKRVLQKVETVIREEMEAANSVEIFMPALQQAELWQESGRWYSYGDELMRLKDRNDREFALGATHEEVITSLLRDEIKSYKKLPLNLFQIQSKFRDEKRPRFGLLRGREFLMKDAYSFHATTESLDETYDVMMQAYTNIFTRLGLNFRAVIADSGAIGGKDNHEFMVLSEIGEDTIAYSDTSSYAANIEMAAVNVNYPVSDETPETMEKVATPGKNTITDVAEFFETTADKCIKTMVFKADDELVIVLARGDHEVNDVKVKHATGAKIIEMATAEDVQQLLSCDIGSLGPVNLPADIRLFADHAVENIVNGIAGANESGYHYKNVTPGKDFTVPAFHDLRFIQEGDASPDGQGTIQFAKGIEVGHIFKLGTTYSIPLKGTFLNDQGKSMPYIMGCYGIGVSRVLAAVAEQFQDENGFTWPDVVAPYEVHLVPVNVKDDTQRELGEELYSLLKENRYEVLLDDRKERAGVKFADADLIGLPIRITIGKKAAEGILEVKIRRTGETFEWTRDEVLEKIQQFFKK; this is translated from the coding sequence ATGAAACAAACAGCAACGTTTATCCCGACTTTACGCGAAACTCCAGCCGATGCAGAAGTAAGATCGCATCAGTTATTATTACGCGCAGGCTTTATCCGTCAAAACACGAGTGGTATTTACTCGTTTTTACCACTTGGCAAACGTGTACTTCAAAAAGTTGAAACCGTGATTCGCGAAGAAATGGAAGCTGCTAATAGCGTCGAAATCTTCATGCCTGCACTTCAACAAGCTGAATTATGGCAAGAATCTGGTCGTTGGTATTCTTATGGCGACGAATTGATGCGTTTGAAAGATCGCAATGATCGTGAATTTGCACTAGGTGCAACTCATGAAGAAGTCATTACGAGCTTATTGCGTGATGAGATTAAATCTTACAAAAAATTACCTTTGAATTTGTTCCAAATTCAATCGAAATTTAGAGATGAAAAACGTCCCCGCTTTGGCTTGTTACGTGGCCGTGAATTCTTAATGAAAGATGCTTATTCGTTCCATGCGACGACTGAAAGTTTAGATGAAACGTATGACGTAATGATGCAAGCATATACGAATATCTTTACACGTCTTGGACTAAATTTCCGCGCAGTTATTGCGGATTCAGGTGCGATTGGTGGAAAAGACAACCATGAGTTTATGGTGTTGTCGGAAATTGGCGAAGATACAATTGCTTATTCGGACACTTCTTCATATGCAGCGAATATCGAAATGGCTGCAGTTAACGTAAATTATCCAGTTTCAGACGAAACTCCTGAAACGATGGAAAAAGTTGCAACTCCAGGCAAGAATACGATTACAGATGTTGCAGAGTTTTTTGAAACGACTGCTGATAAGTGTATTAAAACAATGGTCTTTAAAGCGGATGATGAATTGGTCATCGTTTTAGCAAGAGGTGATCATGAAGTCAACGACGTTAAAGTGAAGCACGCAACAGGCGCTAAAATTATTGAGATGGCAACAGCTGAAGACGTACAGCAATTATTAAGTTGTGATATTGGTTCACTTGGTCCTGTAAATTTACCTGCGGATATTCGTTTATTTGCTGATCACGCAGTGGAAAACATCGTTAATGGAATTGCTGGAGCTAACGAAAGCGGCTATCATTATAAAAATGTTACACCAGGAAAAGATTTTACAGTTCCTGCTTTCCACGACTTACGCTTTATCCAAGAAGGAGATGCCTCTCCAGACGGACAAGGAACAATTCAATTTGCTAAAGGCATTGAAGTAGGTCACATTTTCAAATTGGGCACAACATACAGTATTCCGTTAAAAGGTACGTTCTTAAACGATCAAGGCAAATCGATGCCTTATATTATGGGATGTTACGGAATCGGTGTATCGCGTGTGCTGGCTGCAGTTGCAGAACAATTCCAAGACGAAAATGGTTTTACATGGCCAGATGTTGTTGCTCCTTATGAAGTTCATTTAGTACCGGTTAATGTTAAAGACGACACGCAGCGTGAGCTTGGCGAAGAACTGTATTCGTTATTAAAAGAAAACCGTTACGAAGTATTACTTGATGACCGCAAAGAACGGGCGGGTGTGAAATTTGCAGATGCAGACTTGATCGGATTACCAATCCGTATCACAATTGGTAAAAAAGCTGCAGAAGGCATTTTAGAAGTTAAAATACGTCGTACAGGTGAAACATTTGAATGGACGCGTGACGAAGTACTTGAGAAAATACAGCAGTTTTTTAAAAAATAA
- the rseP gene encoding RIP metalloprotease RseP — translation METVISFIIIFGALVFFHEFGHFLFAKRAGILVREFAIGMGPKILGITKGETLYTLRLLPIGGYVRMAGEDMDTIHIQAGHRIGILLNKEGLAKKIIMNQKNVYPEILFLEVEEADLEKELWIKGYDEEEKLMRIDVARDAVVEENGREIILAPYDRQFDSKTVGKRFMTIFAGPLFNFILAFLIFTALGMMQGIPTFEPVITEVTEESPAAEAGMQNGDLVTSIEGDAIATWDELVESVQNNAGNPLAFEVERDGEPLDFTITPEVAEQSAEEVGVIGVLYQSPMEKDFLGSFAYGAERTIFWFKEIFRLLGMLVTGQFTIDALSGPVGIYKTTEEVAKYGFFTLMSWAGMLSINLGIMNLLPLPALDGGRLMFFIVEALRGKPVDRQKEGMVHFVGIMLLMLLMLVVTWNDIQKYFF, via the coding sequence ATGGAAACGGTTATCTCGTTTATAATAATTTTCGGTGCTTTAGTATTTTTCCATGAATTTGGTCATTTTCTTTTCGCAAAACGGGCGGGCATTTTAGTTCGTGAATTTGCAATTGGGATGGGTCCGAAAATTTTGGGCATTACCAAAGGAGAAACGCTTTACACATTACGGTTGTTGCCAATAGGCGGCTATGTGCGCATGGCAGGCGAAGATATGGACACCATCCATATTCAGGCAGGCCATCGCATCGGTATTTTATTGAACAAAGAAGGATTAGCTAAAAAAATAATCATGAATCAAAAGAATGTTTATCCTGAAATTCTGTTTTTAGAAGTAGAAGAAGCAGATTTGGAAAAAGAGCTTTGGATTAAAGGTTATGACGAAGAAGAAAAATTAATGCGTATTGATGTAGCACGTGACGCTGTTGTCGAGGAAAATGGCAGAGAAATTATTTTAGCTCCATATGATCGACAATTTGATTCGAAAACAGTAGGCAAGCGATTTATGACGATTTTTGCAGGTCCGCTTTTCAATTTCATTTTAGCGTTTCTTATTTTTACAGCACTTGGCATGATGCAAGGCATCCCTACTTTTGAACCTGTGATAACTGAAGTGACAGAAGAAAGTCCGGCAGCTGAAGCGGGAATGCAAAATGGTGATTTGGTAACCTCAATCGAAGGAGATGCAATTGCTACATGGGACGAGTTAGTTGAATCTGTTCAAAACAATGCGGGAAATCCGCTAGCTTTTGAAGTAGAACGCGACGGTGAGCCGTTAGACTTTACCATTACTCCTGAAGTTGCAGAGCAATCTGCTGAAGAGGTTGGTGTTATTGGTGTTCTATACCAAAGCCCGATGGAAAAAGATTTTCTTGGTTCATTCGCATATGGTGCTGAACGAACCATCTTTTGGTTCAAAGAAATATTCCGTCTATTAGGAATGCTTGTAACAGGGCAATTTACAATTGATGCCTTGTCAGGTCCTGTAGGGATTTACAAAACGACTGAAGAAGTTGCCAAATATGGTTTCTTCACGTTGATGAGCTGGGCTGGTATGTTGAGTATCAATCTTGGTATTATGAACTTGCTTCCATTACCAGCACTTGATGGTGGACGTTTAATGTTCTTTATCGTTGAAGCATTACGTGGCAAACCGGTAGATCGGCAAAAAGAAGGAATGGTCCATTTTGTCGGGATTATGCTACTTATGCTACTCATGCTCGTTGTCACTTGGAATGATATTCAAAAATATTTCTTTTAA
- the dxr gene encoding 1-deoxy-D-xylulose-5-phosphate reductoisomerase: MVKKIILLGATGSIGVQTADIIREHPHEFTLVGFAAGKNMDITRKLIAEFKPEIVCIQQPEDAKTLAAEYPSVSFVSGAKGLIEIAVYDADVLVNAVLGSVGLEPTLEAIKLGRTIAIANKETLVTAGHLVMDSARDYGADILPVDSEHSALFQALNGEKKEQASRLILTASGGSFRDLTREQLKNVSVQDALNHPNWSMGSKITIDSATMVNKGLEVIEAHVLFDFAYADIDVVLHRESIIHSMVEFQDTSVMAQLGTPDMRVPIQYALSYPDRFPRPEAKRLNLAEIGQLNFKEMDYKRFRALQLAFDAGNAGGTMTTVLNAANEQAVALFLNEEITFLQIEEMIERAMDQHEVLANPDLETILHVDAETRKFVKKMLK, encoded by the coding sequence ATGGTTAAGAAAATTATTTTGCTGGGTGCTACAGGGTCGATTGGTGTGCAAACAGCTGACATTATCCGAGAACATCCGCATGAATTTACTTTAGTTGGATTTGCTGCTGGAAAAAACATGGACATTACACGTAAACTGATCGCGGAATTCAAACCTGAAATTGTTTGTATTCAACAACCAGAAGACGCAAAAACACTAGCAGCTGAATACCCGAGTGTGTCGTTTGTGAGCGGTGCCAAAGGTCTGATCGAAATCGCTGTTTACGATGCGGATGTCCTTGTCAATGCAGTACTTGGTAGTGTTGGTCTCGAGCCTACATTAGAAGCAATCAAGCTTGGCCGGACCATCGCTATTGCAAATAAAGAAACGCTCGTAACAGCAGGTCATTTAGTTATGGATAGCGCTAGAGATTATGGTGCAGATATATTGCCGGTTGACAGTGAACACTCGGCACTTTTTCAAGCGTTAAACGGCGAAAAGAAAGAGCAAGCCAGTCGATTAATCTTAACGGCCTCTGGTGGTAGCTTCCGTGATTTAACACGTGAACAATTGAAAAACGTCTCTGTTCAAGATGCATTAAATCACCCAAACTGGTCGATGGGGTCGAAAATTACGATTGATTCAGCCACTATGGTCAACAAAGGATTAGAAGTCATCGAAGCTCATGTGCTATTTGATTTTGCATATGCGGATATTGATGTTGTACTTCACCGAGAAAGTATTATTCATTCGATGGTCGAATTCCAAGATACAAGCGTTATGGCGCAACTTGGCACTCCGGATATGCGTGTACCGATTCAATATGCTTTGTCTTATCCGGATCGCTTTCCGCGTCCTGAGGCAAAACGACTAAACTTAGCAGAAATTGGTCAATTGAATTTCAAAGAAATGGACTATAAACGCTTCCGTGCATTGCAATTGGCATTTGATGCTGGAAATGCAGGTGGAACCATGACGACAGTATTAAATGCTGCGAACGAACAAGCCGTAGCATTATTCCTTAATGAAGAAATTACGTTTTTGCAAATTGAGGAAATGATTGAACGTGCAATGGATCAACATGAAGTTTTAGCTAATCCAGATTTAGAAACGATTTTGCATGTAGATGCTGAAACAAGAAAATTCGTTAAAAAAATGCTAAAATAA
- a CDS encoding phosphatidate cytidylyltransferase, which yields MKQRIITGVIAAAFFIPFVIYGGIPFILLVYMLGTIALQELLKMKGRSLRSIPGLISLIALYAFMLPTQWAQQVFEWTGYEKIEFAFLAVILLLIHTVIVKNSFTFDDAAFAIMGTLYVGIGFFYFIETREASLSYLIFALLIVWFTDSGAYFTGRKIGKRKLWPEISPNKTVEGFVGGIIWAIGIALIFNYFIPLNHSVILIVVVTIIASVFGQMGDLVESALKRHFNVKDSGTILPGHGGILDRFDSILFVMPLLHFLHFI from the coding sequence ATGAAACAACGGATCATAACAGGTGTTATCGCAGCGGCTTTTTTCATCCCTTTTGTTATTTATGGTGGTATTCCGTTTATTTTACTTGTGTATATGTTAGGAACTATAGCCTTGCAAGAACTTTTAAAAATGAAAGGCCGGAGCTTACGGAGTATTCCTGGCCTTATTTCTCTGATTGCATTATATGCATTTATGCTTCCTACTCAATGGGCGCAGCAAGTGTTTGAATGGACTGGCTACGAAAAAATTGAATTTGCCTTTTTAGCCGTCATTTTACTTTTGATACATACAGTAATTGTGAAAAACAGTTTTACTTTTGATGATGCAGCATTTGCTATTATGGGTACTTTATATGTAGGTATTGGCTTCTTTTACTTTATCGAAACGCGTGAAGCAAGCCTTAGTTACCTAATATTTGCTTTGTTAATTGTCTGGTTTACTGATTCAGGCGCTTATTTTACAGGACGTAAAATCGGCAAGCGGAAACTGTGGCCGGAAATTTCGCCAAATAAAACGGTTGAAGGATTTGTTGGTGGAATTATTTGGGCGATTGGAATTGCATTGATCTTTAATTATTTTATCCCATTAAACCATTCCGTTATATTAATCGTAGTAGTGACTATAATTGCCTCTGTTTTTGGTCAAATGGGTGATTTAGTAGAATCTGCGTTGAAGAGACATTTTAACGTGAAAGACTCAGGAACGATTTTACCAGGACACGGCGGAATATTGGATCGCTTTGATAGTATTTTGTTTGTGATGCCTTTGCTTCACTTTTTACATTTCATCTAA
- a CDS encoding isoprenyl transferase — translation MFNKLLKRNTDVVMENKDRSVLIPNEEVPAHIAIIMDGNGRWAKKRSLPRVAGHHEGMKTVRKVTKLANELGVSVLTLYAFSTENWKRPKIEVDFLMRLPEEFLTTFLPELVKENVRVEMMGYHENLPTHTLKAINKAKEATKNNTGLILNFALNYGSRAEIVDAVKDIAAQVAEGTLTLDDINEDLITGGLMTKGLPEPDLLIRTSGEVRLSNFMLWQLAYTEFWFTETLWPDFNEDSLLEAIQIYQNRNRRYGGLKGDEVK, via the coding sequence ATGTTTAATAAACTATTAAAAAGAAATACTGATGTGGTCATGGAAAATAAAGATCGCTCAGTTTTGATTCCAAATGAAGAAGTTCCAGCGCATATTGCAATCATTATGGACGGAAATGGCCGTTGGGCAAAAAAACGTTCATTGCCAAGAGTTGCTGGGCATCATGAAGGAATGAAGACAGTTCGCAAAGTGACAAAGCTTGCCAACGAACTAGGGGTAAGTGTATTAACTTTGTATGCATTTTCCACAGAAAACTGGAAACGTCCAAAAATTGAAGTGGATTTTTTGATGCGTTTGCCTGAAGAGTTCTTAACGACCTTTCTGCCCGAGTTAGTAAAAGAAAATGTGCGCGTAGAAATGATGGGGTACCATGAGAATTTGCCAACGCATACACTTAAAGCTATAAATAAGGCAAAAGAAGCGACAAAAAATAATACAGGACTTATATTAAATTTCGCATTAAATTATGGAAGTCGCGCAGAAATTGTTGATGCAGTTAAAGACATTGCAGCACAAGTAGCTGAAGGCACGTTAACGCTTGACGACATAAACGAAGACCTCATTACAGGAGGGCTAATGACAAAAGGCTTGCCTGAACCTGATTTATTGATTCGTACAAGTGGTGAAGTGCGTTTAAGTAATTTCATGCTTTGGCAATTGGCTTATACCGAGTTTTGGTTTACGGAAACCTTGTGGCCCGATTTTAATGAAGATTCCTTACTTGAAGCGATTCAAATTTACCAAAATCGTAATCGTCGGTATGGAGGGTTGAAAGGGGACGAAGTGAAATGA
- the frr gene encoding ribosome recycling factor translates to MPKSVMNETETKMSSAIQAFSRDLASIRAGRATPSILDKLSIDYYGSPTPVNQVAGISIPEARLIMIQPYDKSVLGDIEKAILKSDLGLSPSNDGSVIRLAVPALTEERRKDLVKQVKKEAEEAKIGIRNIRRDANDEFKKLEKKSEITVDDLRGYSDDVQKLTDDNIAKIDEMAKDKEKGIMEV, encoded by the coding sequence ATGCCGAAATCAGTAATGAATGAAACCGAAACTAAAATGTCTAGTGCAATCCAAGCTTTTTCACGCGATTTAGCATCAATTCGTGCTGGCCGTGCAACTCCATCAATTTTGGATAAATTGTCCATCGATTATTACGGTTCTCCAACACCGGTCAACCAAGTCGCAGGAATTTCAATTCCTGAAGCTCGTTTGATCATGATCCAACCGTATGACAAATCGGTTCTTGGTGATATTGAAAAAGCGATTCTTAAATCTGACTTAGGTTTAAGTCCATCAAATGATGGCTCTGTTATTCGCTTAGCTGTACCCGCTTTGACTGAAGAACGTCGTAAAGACCTTGTTAAGCAAGTGAAAAAAGAAGCAGAAGAAGCGAAAATTGGAATCCGCAATATTCGCCGCGATGCTAATGACGAGTTTAAAAAACTTGAGAAGAAAAGTGAAATTACAGTAGATGACTTGCGTGGATATTCCGATGATGTTCAGAAATTGACAGATGACAACATTGCGAAAATCGATGAAATGGCTAAAGATAAAGAAAAAGGAATTATGGAAGTTTAA
- the pyrH gene encoding UMP kinase, with amino-acid sequence MSVQQYKRIVLKLSGEAMAGGQGFGLSPEIIKSVASQVKEVVELGVEVAVVVGGGNIWRGKVGSEMGMDRATADYMGMLATVMNSLALQDSLEKQDVETRVLSSIEMRQVAEPYIRRRAIRHLEKKRVVIFAAGTGNPYFSTDTTAALRAAEIEADVILMAKNNVDGVYSADPKTDSTAVKYDELSYFDVIQQGLQVMDSTASTLCMDNDIPLVVFSIMEKGNIKRAVLGEKIGTVVRRTI; translated from the coding sequence ATGAGTGTTCAGCAATATAAACGCATTGTATTAAAACTAAGTGGTGAAGCAATGGCAGGAGGACAGGGTTTCGGATTGTCCCCTGAGATTATCAAATCAGTAGCAAGCCAAGTAAAAGAAGTGGTAGAACTCGGAGTAGAAGTCGCAGTAGTTGTAGGCGGCGGTAACATTTGGAGAGGTAAAGTCGGTTCTGAAATGGGTATGGATCGTGCGACAGCTGATTATATGGGCATGTTGGCGACAGTTATGAACTCATTGGCTTTACAAGATTCATTAGAAAAACAGGACGTAGAAACACGCGTGCTGTCATCTATTGAAATGCGCCAAGTAGCTGAACCATATATCCGCAGAAGAGCCATTCGTCATTTAGAGAAAAAACGGGTTGTCATCTTTGCAGCAGGTACAGGAAATCCTTACTTCTCAACTGATACAACAGCAGCATTGCGTGCGGCAGAAATTGAAGCCGATGTCATTTTAATGGCAAAAAACAATGTTGATGGTGTATACTCAGCTGATCCGAAGACGGATTCAACTGCAGTAAAATATGATGAACTTTCTTATTTCGACGTGATTCAACAAGGTTTGCAAGTGATGGATTCAACTGCTTCTACGCTTTGTATGGACAATGACATCCCACTCGTAGTATTCTCTATTATGGAAAAAGGAAATATAAAAAGAGCTGTACTTGGAGAGAAAATCGGTACAGTAGTGAGGAGAACAATCTAA
- the tsf gene encoding translation elongation factor Ts, with product MAVTAQMVKELRAKTGAGMMDCKKALVQTDGDMEAAIDFLREKGLSSASKKADRIAAEGITSILVKENEAIIFEVNAETDFVAKNEGFQTLVKELGDHLITTKPATVEEANASTMSNGLTVADHISNAIAKIGEKITLRRFEIRTKTDADAFGPYLHMGGRISVLVVLENSTDSDAARDIAMHIAALNPKYISRDEVSADEVEHERKILTEQALNEGKPEKIVAKMVEGRLGKYFEDICLLDQAFVKNSDQKVRDFATSTGGTVKEFIRYEVGEGIEKREDNFADEVMSQVNKK from the coding sequence ATGGCAGTAACAGCACAAATGGTAAAAGAATTACGCGCTAAAACAGGCGCAGGTATGATGGATTGCAAAAAAGCTTTAGTACAAACAGACGGTGATATGGAAGCGGCAATCGATTTCCTACGTGAAAAAGGTCTTTCAAGCGCTTCTAAAAAAGCAGACCGTATTGCAGCTGAAGGGATCACTTCGATTCTTGTAAAAGAAAACGAAGCAATTATCTTCGAAGTAAACGCAGAAACTGACTTTGTTGCGAAAAACGAAGGCTTCCAAACATTAGTAAAAGAATTGGGCGATCACTTGATCACAACTAAACCAGCTACTGTTGAAGAAGCTAACGCTTCTACAATGTCTAACGGTTTGACAGTTGCAGACCACATTTCAAACGCTATCGCTAAAATTGGTGAAAAAATTACTTTGCGTCGCTTTGAAATCCGCACGAAAACAGATGCTGATGCATTTGGACCATACCTACACATGGGCGGAAGAATTTCAGTATTAGTAGTTCTTGAGAACTCTACAGATTCAGATGCTGCTCGCGATATCGCTATGCACATTGCTGCATTAAACCCTAAATACATTTCTCGTGATGAAGTTTCTGCTGACGAAGTAGAACACGAGCGCAAAATTTTGACTGAGCAAGCATTAAACGAAGGCAAACCTGAAAAAATCGTTGCTAAAATGGTTGAAGGCCGTCTTGGTAAATATTTCGAAGATATTTGCTTGCTTGACCAAGCATTCGTTAAGAACTCAGATCAAAAAGTTCGTGATTTCGCAACTTCAACTGGTGGAACTGTTAAAGAATTCATCCGTTACGAAGTTGGAGAAGGAATCGAAAAACGTGAAGACAACTTTGCTGATGAAGTTATGAGCCAAGTTAACAAAAAATAA
- the rpsB gene encoding 30S ribosomal protein S2 yields the protein MAVISMKQLLEAGVHFGHQTRRWNPKMKKYIFVERNGIYIIDLQKTVRKLEEAYSFMKQVGEEGGKVLFVGTKKQAQDAIKEEAERSGNYYINQRWLGGTLTNFGTIQKRVNRLKQIERMEEDGTFEVLPKKEVVQLKKQHERLVKFLGGIRDMSSLPDVMFVVDPRKERIAVAEAMKLNIPIVGIVDTNCDPDEIDYVIPANDDAIRAVKLLTGKMADALLESKPEEDEETQAESAE from the coding sequence ATGGCAGTAATCTCAATGAAACAATTGTTAGAAGCTGGTGTACACTTCGGTCACCAGACTCGTCGTTGGAACCCGAAAATGAAAAAATATATTTTCGTGGAGCGTAACGGTATCTACATCATCGATTTACAAAAAACAGTTCGCAAACTTGAAGAAGCTTATAGCTTCATGAAACAAGTTGGCGAAGAAGGCGGAAAAGTTCTTTTCGTTGGTACGAAAAAACAAGCTCAAGACGCTATTAAAGAAGAAGCAGAACGCTCTGGTAACTACTACATCAACCAACGTTGGTTGGGTGGAACACTTACTAACTTCGGTACAATCCAAAAACGTGTGAACCGTTTGAAACAAATCGAACGCATGGAAGAAGATGGAACTTTCGAAGTTCTACCGAAAAAAGAAGTTGTTCAGTTGAAAAAACAACACGAACGTCTTGTTAAATTCCTAGGCGGTATCCGTGACATGAGTTCACTACCGGACGTAATGTTCGTAGTTGACCCACGTAAAGAACGTATTGCAGTTGCAGAAGCAATGAAATTGAACATCCCGATCGTTGGTATCGTTGATACTAACTGTGATCCAGATGAAATCGATTATGTTATTCCTGCAAACGACGATGCAATTCGCGCAGTTAAATTATTAACTGGTAAAATGGCGGATGCATTGCTTGAGTCAAAACCGGAAGAAGATGAAGAAACTCAAGCTGAATCTGCTGAGTAA
- the codY gene encoding GTP-sensing pleiotropic transcriptional regulator CodY translates to MNLLGKTRRINSMLEAAGGKKVNFKDMAETLSEVIECNAFVVSRKGKVLGYAINQQIENDRMKGMLEDRQFPAEYTQKLSNITETTENLDVNSEHTIFPVEERELFKDGLTTIVPINGGGERLGTLLLGRVEAEFHDDDLILGEYGATVVGMEILREKGDRIEEEARSKAVVQMAISSLSYSELEAIEHIFEELDGNEGLLVASKIADRVGITRSVIVNALRKLESAGVIESRSLGMKGTYIKVLNTKFLAELEQLKMN, encoded by the coding sequence ATGAATTTATTAGGAAAAACAAGACGAATTAACTCTATGCTGGAAGCAGCAGGCGGAAAAAAAGTAAACTTTAAAGATATGGCTGAAACATTGAGCGAAGTTATTGAATGTAACGCGTTCGTAGTAAGCCGTAAAGGTAAAGTGTTAGGCTATGCAATCAACCAACAAATCGAAAACGATCGTATGAAAGGTATGCTTGAAGATCGTCAATTCCCAGCTGAGTATACTCAAAAACTTTCAAACATCACAGAAACAACTGAAAACTTAGACGTAAACAGCGAACACACAATCTTCCCAGTTGAAGAACGTGAGTTGTTTAAAGACGGTCTTACAACAATCGTCCCAATTAACGGTGGTGGCGAACGTCTTGGAACATTGCTTCTTGGACGTGTAGAAGCAGAATTCCATGACGATGATTTAATTCTTGGAGAATACGGCGCAACAGTAGTAGGGATGGAAATCCTTCGCGAAAAAGGCGACCGCATTGAAGAGGAAGCTCGTAGCAAAGCTGTTGTTCAAATGGCGATTTCTTCACTTTCATACAGTGAACTTGAAGCAATTGAACACATCTTCGAAGAATTAGATGGCAACGAAGGATTACTAGTTGCTTCTAAAATTGCTGACCGCGTTGGTATTACACGTTCAGTAATCGTTAATGCACTTCGTAAACTTGAAAGTGCTGGCGTTATCGAATCACGTTCTCTAGGAATGAAAGGGACATACATTAAAGTATTGAACACGAAATTCCTTGCAGAACTTGAACAATTAAAAATGAACTAA